In Shewanella sp. MR-4, the genomic stretch AGGTGGCGCCACCGATGCCTTTACCACCAGCATGCGCCAATGGCTGAATTTACAGTCGAATCGTTTTCTTTCGGGCGCCGAATGCCTAATTTTGGGGCAAGTTCATACGGCGGATCTGCAATTACAAGCGCAGGACGGCGAAGGCGCGAGCCTAACCCATTTACGCCAGGCGGTTGAGCAACTCGATGAACGGGTGATAAGCATCGTCAGCGCTATCCAAGCGGCGGGGCTTGAACCCATAGTGATTGGCGGCGGCCACAACAATGCCTATGGTCTGTTAATGGCGACTTCGGCCCATTATCAACGCCAAGTCGCTGCAGTGAATCTTGACCCTCACAGCGATTTTCGTCTGCTCGAAGGGCGTCACAGCGGTAATGGTTTTAGTTATGCCGCCGATCGCGGCGCGCTGGGTTATTACCATGTGCTCGGCTTGCACGAGCTCAAAAATAGCGAGGCAAACTTACAACAACTGTCTGAATTTGGTGGTACTTGGCATAGCCTGCAACAGATCTGGGTTCGCCGCGAGATTAGCCTCACAGAGGCGCTGCAGCAGATAGTCAACAAACTCAATCACACCGCACTTCCCGTAGGATTAGAGCTTGATGTCGATGCCATTGCTAAAATGCCCAGCAGCGCCTCAACGGCGGCGGGTATTCCTCTGCTCGATGCCGCGCACTATATCAGTTATATCGCCAGTCACTGCCCTTGTGCTTATTTGCACTTGGCCGAAGCCGCGCCAAGTTGCCATGAGGCGGGTATTGAAGCCGGATTTAGGGATGTCGGCCAGAGTATCAGCGAGTTAATCTATGCCTATGTGCAAGCAAGGCGCCAATTTTTAGCTCAATAGCATGTTAAGCTTGCGCCCTTGTGGGCGCTAAGCTATTCACCAAATCCTGATATTGTGGTCTAATGCCAATCCATTTTATCGAGTCGGCGCACTCAAGATTAGCGAATGCCAAACGCCTCAAGCCAACGCCTTGAGGAGAGTTTACTAACTCGATCACAGAGTGATAGATCAAAGATTCAGCAAATGCAGGCGATGGCTTACACTCGCCACCAATACTTTGCAAAACAATAGGAATACATTGATGTCTGAGGGCGAATCTAAAAATACCCACTTTGGTTATAAAACCGTAGAGGCGGATAAAAAGGCCGATCTCGTTGCCGGCGTGTTTCATTCGGTTGCCGCCAAGTACGATATCATGAATGACGTCATGTCCTTCGGTATTCACCGTTTTTGGAAGCGTTACACCATTGAAGTTTCTGGTGCGCGCCCTGGTATGAAAGTGCTCGACCTTGCGGGTGGGACTGGCGATTTAACCGCTAAGTTCTCCCATCTGGTGGGTGAAAAAGGCGAAGTGGTATTAGCGGATATCAACGATTCTATGCTGAAAGTGGGCCGCACTAAACTGCGTGACCGCGGCATCGTTGGCAATGTGAGCTATGTGCAAGCCAACGCCGAAGCGCTGCCTTTCCCCGATAACCACTTCGATATCATCACTATCGCCTTTGGTCTGCGTAACGTGACCGATAAAGACGCGGCGCTGCGTTCAATGAACCGCGTGCTTAAGCCAGGCGGTAAGTTATTAGTGTTAGAGTTTTCTAAGCCGCAACACGAGCTGATGCGTAAAGTCTATGACTTATACAGCTTTAAAGTGCTGCCGAAAATGGGTGAGATTATTACCAAGGATGCGGATAGCTATGAGTATTTAGCCGAGTCGATTCGTATGCACCCAGACCAAGAGACCCTCAAGCAAATGATGGTCGATGCGGGCTTTGAACAGGTCGATTACACCAATATGACCGACGGCATTGTTGCCCTGCACCGCGGTTATAAATTCTAATGATGCCGCAAGAAGTGGTGTTACTTGCCTGCGCCGCCATTGAGACGGGTCTGAAGCAACTTCAGACCCAAGCTGGCGACGCCTATGCTCGCCAGCGTCAGTTACATGGCAAAGTCTTTCGCATTCAGTTATCACAACTCAGCTGGCCAATTTACTTGGTCTTCGCCAAAGAAATTCAAGTACTGAGTC encodes the following:
- the ubiE gene encoding bifunctional demethylmenaquinone methyltransferase/2-methoxy-6-polyprenyl-1,4-benzoquinol methylase UbiE, which encodes MSEGESKNTHFGYKTVEADKKADLVAGVFHSVAAKYDIMNDVMSFGIHRFWKRYTIEVSGARPGMKVLDLAGGTGDLTAKFSHLVGEKGEVVLADINDSMLKVGRTKLRDRGIVGNVSYVQANAEALPFPDNHFDIITIAFGLRNVTDKDAALRSMNRVLKPGGKLLVLEFSKPQHELMRKVYDLYSFKVLPKMGEIITKDADSYEYLAESIRMHPDQETLKQMMVDAGFEQVDYTNMTDGIVALHRGYKF
- a CDS encoding formimidoylglutamase is translated as MSEFIPFTQADVASLVSPRAGETKIGQCVHLANHEHSLEAILATAKAHGAQFAILGVGEDIGPRANLGRGGATDAFTTSMRQWLNLQSNRFLSGAECLILGQVHTADLQLQAQDGEGASLTHLRQAVEQLDERVISIVSAIQAAGLEPIVIGGGHNNAYGLLMATSAHYQRQVAAVNLDPHSDFRLLEGRHSGNGFSYAADRGALGYYHVLGLHELKNSEANLQQLSEFGGTWHSLQQIWVRREISLTEALQQIVNKLNHTALPVGLELDVDAIAKMPSSASTAAGIPLLDAAHYISYIASHCPCAYLHLAEAAPSCHEAGIEAGFRDVGQSISELIYAYVQARRQFLAQ